From the genome of Croceibacterium atlanticum:
GCCGGCAGCAGATGATTGCGGTGTTCCGCCGGAACGCGCCGCAGCAGTTCGGCTTCATATGTATCAATGACATTGCGCGCTTCCGCCAGCCGGGCTTGGCCGGCCGCGGTCAGTGCAAGCCCTTGGGACTTGCCGTCGATCGGCGCCCGATCGATCAGGCCGGCATCTTCCATCCGTTTCAGCAGCGGCACCATATTGGCGCGCTGAATGGCCAGTTGCCGGCCCAGCGCACTGGCGGTGACGCCGGGGTTTTCGCCGATCAGGATCAGGGCGGATGCATCGGACTGGCGCAGGCCGATTGCGCTTAGCCGCGCGGCAAGTTCCGATGCAGTCGCCAGCGCGGCGCGGCGGAGCGCATAGCCGGGCAGGCTGGGCAATGGATCTCGCATGGTGGGAGCCTAGCGATTGTTGTTGATCATAACAATACCCGCCGATAAGGGGGAGGCAATGCGAAAGCCGGACCGCGTCCGGCGACTCATTTGTCCGAGGAGAGACCAAATGGCCATGCCGTCCAAACCAGATCCGCGTCCGCAGGAAGAAACCGTCAAATATGAAGTGATTGACGATGTTGCCTGGGTTTATTTCAACCGCCCGGACAAGCGCAACTGCATGAGCCCCAAGCTCAACCGCCAGATGAAGATCGTCCTGGAAGAGCTGGAATTCCGCGACGATGTGAAGGTGCTGGTGCTGACTGGCGAAGGCACGGCCTGGACTGCGGGCATGGACCTGCTGGAATATTTCCGCATGACCGAAGCGGAAGGGCTGGGCGCCATCCGCAAGAGTCAGCGTGAAAGCTATGGCTGGTTCGAACGCCTGCGCTGGTATGAAAAGCCGACCGTTGCGATGATCAATGGCTGGTGCTTCGGCGGCGGCTACGGCCCGCTGTTCGGTTGCGATATCGCCGTTGCGTCGGAAGATGCGCAGTTCGGCCTGTCGGAAATCAACTGGGGCATCCTGCCCGGTGGCGGCGCCTCCAAGGTGGCGCAGGAACTCATGCCGTTCCGCAAGGCCATGTATCACGCGATGATGGGTGAAAACCTGACCGGCAAGCAGGCCGAAGAACAGGGCCTGGTCACCGAATGTGTGCCGGCTGACAAGCTGAAGGAACGCGTGCAGGAAATCTGCGACGTTCTGAAGAAGAAGGAAACCCACGCCCTTCGTGCCACCAAGTGGACGATGCGCCGCATGGTCGACATGACCTATGACAACGGCCTCGATTACCAGATCCGCGCTCAGGAAGCGCTGCACAGCTTCGGCGGCAAGGAAGCCCGCACGGAAGCGACCAGCCAGTTCCTCGACAAGAAGGAATTCAAGCCGGGTCTGGGTACTTTCGATACGAGCAAGATCAAGAAGGATTGATCTGGCAGGGCGGGCTTGTCGGGTCCGCCCTCCGACCGTAGGGACACGCGGAATTTCGGATGCTCCGGCATGGTTGCCGGGGCATTCGCATGGGAGGATTGCTGCAATGAGCGAACGGCGTTTCACCAATGAACAGATCGACCGGCTGCTGCGCCCCAAATCGGTGGCGGTTATCGGCGCGTCGGACCGCAAGGGCGCGCTTGGCGCGACGCTGCTCAACAATCTGGTGCAGTATGAATTTGATGGCGATATCTATCCCGTCAATCCGAAGCGGGACGAATTGCTGGGCCTGAAGGTCTATCACACGGTGGATGAACTGCCCGAAGGCATCGATTGCGCCGTTCTTGCCATTCCGCGTCCCTTCGTGCTCGATACGGTGCGCGGCCTTGCGGCCCGCAAATGCGGCGCGGTTGTGATCTATTCCGCCGGTTTCTCCGAAGCCGGGGAAGAAGGCATGAAGGAACAGCTCGAACTGGGCGAAATCGCCCGCGAACACGGCATGGTGATCGAAGGGCCGAACTGCCTGGGCTGCACCAATTATGTCGAACGCGTGCCGCTGACCTTCGTTGAAACCAACATGCAGACGCCGCCCAAGGGCACGCGCGCTGTTGGCATTGCCAGCCAGTCCGGCGCGCTGGCCGCCGTGCTGGCGACTGCGCTGCATCCGCGCGGCTGCTACGTCTCCACCTCCGTTTCCACCGGCAATGAAGCGGCTTCGGGCGTGGAAGATTATGTGAACTGGCTCGTCGATGACGAGGATACGCATGTCATCGCCATGTATGTGGAAAGCCTGCGCCGGCCCAAGGCCTTCATCGAAGCGGCCCGGCGCGCCCGCGCGGCCGGCAAGCCGATCATCATGCTGCACCCGGGCAAGTCCAACAAGGCGCAGGAATCGGCTGCCACCCACACGGGCGCCATGGCCGGCGATTATGCGCTGATGAAGACCAAGCTAGCCCGTGAAGGCGTGATCTTCGCCGATACGCTGGAAGAGCTGGAAGACATTACCGAAATCGCCCTGCGCTGCCCGGCTCTGCCCGGCGCCAATATGGCGGTTCTGGGCGAAAGCGGCGCGCTGCGTGGCCTGGCCTTCGACATTGCCGAGGATATCGGCCTCGACCTGATCGATCTGAATGACGATAACAGCCCGGCCCTTCGCGCCGTGCTGCCCGATTTCGTGCCGGTTTCCAATCCGACGGACATCACGGCGATCGGCCTGTCGGAGCCAGAGATCTACACCAAGGTGCTGACTGCGCTGCTGGATGATGACCGGGTCGGCTCGGTGGTCGCCTCCATCATCCAGTCGGACCCGATCACCAGCGGCATCAAGTTTCCGCATATCATCAAGGTGCTGGAAGACGGCAGCTTCGCCAAGCCGCTGGTCTTCGCCGGCGTCGATGAAGGCGCCACCGTGCCGCAGGAATATATCGACGGGCTACGCAAGGTCGGCATTCCCTGGTTCCCGAGCACGGAACGCGCCTATCGCGCGATCGCGCGGCTGGCGGATCTTGCCAAGCGCGATCTGACGGACCAGTCGGGCGAACCCTTGCCCCTTTCCGGCATGGCCGAAGTGTCCGGCGTCGTGCCTGAATACAAGGCCAAGGAATTGCTCCGCCCGGCGGGCATCGCTTTCCCGGAAAGCAAATTCGCCCCCAGCGCGGATGAAGCGGCCGCCGTGGCCGAAACCATCGGTTTCCCGGTGGTGATGAAGGCGCAGGCTGCCGCACTTGGCCACAAGAGCGATGCCGGCGGTGTCATCCTGAACCTGAAGACCGCGGACGAAGTGCGCGAAGCCTTCACCCGCATGTATGACAATGTGGCCAGCTATGATTCCTCCATCACGCTGGACGGCGTGCTGGTTGAAAAAATGGGCCGCATGGGCACCGAAATGATCGTCGGCGCCAAGTCCGATCCGCAGTGGGGCCCGGTCGTGCTGGCCGGCTTTGGCGGCGTGACGGCGGAAATCCTCAAGGACGTGAAGCTGTTCACCCCGGATATGGGCGTGGAACGGGTGAAGGAAGGCTTGCTGGCATTGAAGCAGGCGCCGATCCTGAAGGGCTATCGCGGATCGCCGGAACTGGATGTCGATGCTCTGGCCGATCTGATCGTGAAGATCGGGCAGGTCATGACCGGCAATCCTTCCATCCGCGAAATCGATCTCAACCCGGTGATCATCCATCCCAAGGGTGATGGAGTGGTTGCGCTCGACGCGCTGATGCTGGTCGACTGATCCAGCCCTGGCACATGCGATCCGGCCTGCCTTCTCGCGGTTGGATCGCATGTGGCGCATTACATCGGCATGATTATGGCGATTGGGCCGGTTTGCCCCCGCGCGGTCGGCCGGGCAGGTGCGGCGCCTATCTGGTAATTCTGTAATCGATGCGGATGCGGACCCATTCGCCGATCATTTCCTTTCCCCCGAGGCGGGGAGGGCGGACGCGGAATTGCCAGGCCGCCGCCAGCGCGGCGCGGGCGACATTCGATCCGCGAGGGGATTCTTCCAGCGCGACGCAATCTTCCACGCGGTAATTCGGCGCGGTCTTGCATGCTATCAGGCCCCAGCCGGGCCGGGCGGTTGAAAGATAGCCGGCCATCTCGTCACGGGTCGGCTCCCGATACCAGCGTGCGGCATAAAGCGGCTCGCCATTCGGCGCGGTGCCGACCCGCTCCGTATCGGGCGGGCCGGGTTCCATGTCAGCCGGGCCATAGGCCGGTTGGCTGGCGGCGGGCGGTGCGGGCGCGCTTTCCCTGGTGGCAATATCGGCAGAGGCCATCTGGTCACGGGTCAGCGGGATGAAGGCCGGAATCGATGGGGCCGGTCGCGGTTCCAGGACCGGTTCCAATACCGGCTCAGGCGGCGTCTCCGTCGGTTCAGCCTCGCGCACCTGTTCCTGAACGCTCTGTTCCTGCTCGGTCTCGGGCTGCGGTTCGGGGGCCTGATCCGGTTCAGCGTCGCCAGCGTCGAATGTAGCGATTGCCGGGCCCATCACCTCTGGCGGAGAGTTTACCCAGCCGATTGTCAGCAGCAGGCCGATAAGCAAGGCTTCCAGCGCCAGCGCGACGATAATGCCCATTGCGCGCGGACCCAGCCCCGCACGAATGCGTTCCCGCAAGGAACCCTCTGGCACGTCGCTTGGCTGGAACAAGGAACCTCGGCTTCGGCGGCCACGGGTGCGATCCACCCCGGGCAAGTGCAGGCCTGATAGGGCGGATCACCCATCGCCGTAAAGCCTGCCTGAGGTCTTGCCCAGCCGATTGGCGGAACGCCGCAGGCCCGCCGTTCAATTTCGCGTCAGCGCCAGCGGAAAAGGCGCGCCAGAAATCCCGGTTCTTCCATGGGTTGAATCTTGCCGAAGCGAGAGAGGCGCAGGCTCGGGTCGAGCGGTGGGCGGGGCACGCTCCATCTGTCCGGGCGGCTACTGCGATAGCTGTGTTTCGACATCATACGTCTCCGTTGATCCGCAATTGCGAAGAATGGGTGCGACCGTATGTTCGACTGCAGCGATCATATCCCATCTGCGGGATAGGTCCGAGCGTCTTTTGTGTCGAAGATATGCACCGGCTTATCCACAGGTAGACGGGCCGGGCGCTGCTATTTCGAGTCGGTTTTGCAGGGCCGGCTGAAATCTTCATGCGGCAGAGATGTTTCGGAAAGACAGTTCCCGCAGGACCTTCACACAAGCGCGCTCCGGGATGTGCGCGCCAATGTTGTAATTCGGCAACGAGACACCATCTTTATGCAATCTCACGTCGCCTGCGACGGGCCTTGCCGCGATTCCGCGCGGCAGTTCCAAACCTATGAGTCTTCGCTCTCGCCCCCTTGCGGCGGGCGTGTGTCGGCGACGTTCCATTCTCAGGAAGGAGTATCCGTGGCCAAGGAAGAATTGCTTACCGTAGAAGGCGAAATTGACGAGATCCTGCCCGATGGCCGTTTCGGTGTAACGCTGGACAATAATCACCGCATCATCGCCTATACCGCTGGAAAGATGCGCCGTTTCCGCATCCGCTCAGTCGTGGGGGATCGCGTGCATGTGGAAATGACCCCCTATGATCTCAGCAAGGGGCGGATCGTCTATCGCGAACGCACTCCCGGTCAGGGTGGGCCGCGCCGGCGCGCCGGGGGTATGCGCTGATCACCGGCTGAATTCGCTTCAGTCTCCTGTCGCGATCGGGCTGGCGGCAATGCTGCCAGCCATCGCGGCGCCGATTTCCCCTTTGCCTATAATCGCTGTGTAAGGCGGCACTTCAGAAGGCGGCTATGCCCGTAATAGCCCGGCCGAGGATCAGCGCATGGATATCATGCGTTCCTTCATAGGTGTTCACCGTTTCCAGATTGGCCATGTGGCGCATCACGTGGAATTCTTCGGAAATGCCGTTGCCCCCATGCATGTCCCGCGCGGCGCGGGCAATTTCCAGCGCCTTGCCGACATTGTTGCGTTTGACCAGGCTGATCATTTCCGGCGCAAAATCGCCTTCATCCATACAGCGGCCGACTTGCAGGCTGGCCTGGAGGCCGAGTGCGATCTCCGTCGCCATATCGGCCAGTTTCTTCTGGAATAGCTGGTTGGCGGCGATCGGTTTGCCGAACTGCCTGCGGTCCAGCCCATATTGCCGGGCCGCTGAATAGCACGCCTCGGCAGCGCCCATACTGCCCCATGAAATGCCGTAGCGGGCACGGTTGAGGCATGAGAACGGCCCCCTTATGCCTTCCACGCCCGGCAGAATGGCATCGGCGGGCAATTTCACCTCATCCATTACCACTTCGCCGGTCGTACTGGTGCGGAGGGACAATTTGCCCTCTATTTTCGGGGCAGAGAGACCCGGCATGCCCTTTTCCAGCACGAAGCCGCGGATTTTCCCGCCATGCGCTTCGCTCTTCGCCCAAATCACGAAGATGTCGGCAAAGGGGGCGTTGGTGATCCATGTCTTGGTGCCGGACAGGCTGAAACCATCGCCATCCCTGCGGGCAAAGCTGCGCATGGATCCGGGGTCCGATCCGGCGTCCGGTTCGGTCAGGCCGAAGCAGCCAATCGCCTGGCCGCTCGTAAGGCGGGGCAGATAATATTCGCGCTGCTGCTGCGATCCGAAAGCCTCGATCGGGTGAATCACCAGGCTCGACTGGACAGATGCCATCGAACGATAGCCGGAATCGACCCGCTCGATCTCCCGCGCGACGAGGCCGTAAGCCACATAGCCTGCATCAGCGCCGCCGGATTCCTCGCGCGCGGTGACGCCAAGCAGGCCGGCATCCCCCATCATCGGGAACAGTTCGGGCGCGCTGATCTCTTCGCGATAGGCCCGGATCACGCGCGGCATAAGCACATCCTGTGCGAAACGCCGTGCGGCATCGCGGATCATCCGCTCTTCTTCGGTGAGCAGTTTTTCGAGGCCGAGCGGGTCGGCCCAATCGAACGGCGTCTTGTCTGCCATGCTGATCCTTCTCTGCGGCTGTCTTAACCGTGGAGGATCGGCGCGCCAAATGGCTTGCGCTGGCCGGCGGCCCTCAGTGCGAGGATTTTGCCTGGTCGAGTGCTGCCTGCAACATGTCGATCATGTGATCGGGCGGGCAGGGCTTGTTGCAGGCAATGGCGCGGGGATAGCGTTTGCGCATCTCTTCCGCATCGACATGGCCGGAATGGAAAATGATGGGGACACCGGCTTCCGTCAACGCATCCGCAAGCGGGAAGACCTCGCCATCCTTGGTGAATACATCGAGTATGGCGCAATCGGGCAAGCCACGGCCCAATGCGGAAAATGCGGTTTTCTTGTCTGCGAATGGCCCTTCAAGCGCATAGCCGAGATCCTTGACCGTCTCGGACAGGTCGAGAGCGATGATGAACTCATCCTCGACCACCAGGACCCTCGGCCTCTCTTCGCTTAATGCGGCGGTTGCCATTTCATAACACTCCTAGCGCGACCTTAAATCTCTCTAAATTCGGGTTGTTTTTGGAGACTAGAACCCAAAACCCGGGGTTTGAGTTCCCGCCAGGGTCAGAGCTTGCCGAATTTTGCCTCATATCCGGCCTTATCGCCGGAGGAGAGGAGGCGGGCCTGTTCGGGCCAGTTGTCGCGCCGGATACGGCCCTGAAAACGGCCGAGCTGGGCATCTATCCGGTCGATTTCGGCATCGTCCCAATCGGCAATCTGGGTGAAATGCGTGATGCCCAGATCGTGCAATTGCTGCGCCAGCTTGGGGCCGATGCCCTTGATCCGGGTCAGTTCGTCATGGCTGCTTTCGACATGGACGGGCCGCGCCGCGGCGGCGACCGCTTCACCCACGCCAGCCATGCCGACGGGTGTAACGGGGGGCAGGTCTTCGCCCGAATCCGCAGAAGCGGCAGGCGGCGCGTCGATCAGCGCCTGGTTGCGCTTTGCCGCTGCGGGCTGATCTTCTTCCGGCTTTTCGAGAGTAACCGTGGTGCGCCGATTGGCGGCGAAGATCCACCAGGCAACGATCAGCCCGACGACCAATGCGATGACCAGGAAAATCCAGTTCTGCTGGATCAGCTCTGCCATAACAGTCTATCTCCCTATTCGGTCCTGCTCTCGTCCCGGCCCCACAGGCCCCAGCCGATCGCGAGCCCGGCGCCATAGGCGACAAGCGACAGCACAACCAGCTCAAGACTTATCGGCATGGGCGGCTCTTAATGGTCTTTGCCCGGGCTTGGCAATGGACGTGGAAATGCTGCACGATTTGCATCAGCGCGGGCCGGGCGTGTCCACAGGGGTCGGCACGATTGCTTCGGTCGCAATGACCGAAAATTCGATCCGGCGATTGGCCGGGTCCGTGGGATCCAGCCCTTCGACCGGATCGCTCGATCCCATGCCCCGCACGCGCAGACCGTCTGCCGGAATTCCGCGATTCATCAGGGCGAGACGCACGGCTTCGGCCCGGTCGGCGGACAAGGCGAGGTTGCCCGGTTCCGGCCCCGAGGAATCGGTGTGCCCGGTAATGGCGATGATGCTGCCAAGGCAGGGGCGCAGCGCGGCGGCGACTTCATCCAGCAATTGCTGGCTGGCTGCGTCGATCCGGGTGGAGCTTTCCTCGAACCGGATGGTGCGCGCGCGAAGCAATGCCTCCACTTCGTTCTGGCAGTGCAGCGGACGGATCGGTGCGGCACTGCTTTCCGCCAGGGCCGAGCCGTCCGTCCAGCGAATGCCGCCTGCGCCGGGTATCGCGGCCACGACGTTGGCGATGCGGGCGCGGGTCGCCTCGTTCAGCTCTTCCCCTCCGCTAAGCAGTGGGTGCCGCGTGGGCAGGCCACCTTCCGTCCGGAAATGGGCGATCACGGGCGCGCCGCGCGCTTCGGCAATGGCCAGTTCCGCACGCGCTGCAAGATCATCGGCCATGGCGGCGCCGTTCATCCGGCTGGCCGCCAGCGCCAGCGCCATGCAAAGCAGGGCACCGGCGACGATGGGCAGATAGGGGGAACGCAACGCGGACATGGGGCCTTACTAGCGGGAAATCACTTGCCGTCGATAGTTTCGGGCGGCTCTTCCTCGGTCATCTTGCGGCGGAACAGCACACGGTCTTCCGGGCCGAACCCTTTGGTCCAGATGACCCAGCCATAAGCGAGCAATATGGCCGGGATGCCGAAGGCAAGCTCCGCCCATTCGGGCAGCAGCAGCATGAACTGGCCGACCACGACCGCGACCGCGACGGCCCAGACCAGTGCCCAGCGCCAATTGTTCACCGGCTCGTGCAGGATGCGGCCCAGCATCAAAGCCTTGATCAGCGATGCCGCGCCCAGTGCCAGCATCAGCGCAGCGGCTGCGGCGGCGGCGCGATAATATTCGTTCCAGTCATAATGATCGGCCACCAACATGGCGCCCACGGTCAGCAGCGCCTGCAGCCCGATCGTGCCTGCGGAAACCCACAGATTGCGCAGCCGCGCGACATAGACCAGCGCGGCTTCTGCGACGACGGCAGTCGCCGCCACCACTTCGGCAGCCAGCAGGAAAGCCAGTGCGCCGGTGCCGCCCACGAAGTTCGGCCCCACCAGCCCCATCACCGCTTCGCCCGGAATGCCCAGGGCCAGCGCGACACCAGCCTGTGCGGCGGTGATCCAGAAGCCCACCTGGCACACCTGTTTCGCGATCGAGCTGTAATCCTTCTCCCGTAATTTGCGCGTGATGACCGGGCCGAGGATCGGTTCAAAACTGGTCTTGAGCTTCTGCGGCAGGCTGGCGACCTGTTGCGCGACGTAATAGACGCCGACTGCCGTCGGGGCGGCAAACAGGCCGAGAATGAAGATATCGAGCCGCCTCGTTCCCCATTCGATTGCGTCTGCCGCGGCCAGCGGCGCACCGCGAATTGTCAGGCTGCTCATCCGGCTGAAGGAAGGGCGCCAGCCGCCGCCCGGCAGGCCATAGCTGCGCAGGAACGGGATCAGCGCCGTGATCAGCGCCGCATAAATGGATATCAGATAGGCGAGCGACAATCCGCTGGCGGGTGTTACCAGATACATGACGCCGGCCATGATCGAGATCGTCCATGGCTCGACAATGGCGCGCGCGCGTACCGTCGTGGCGATGTCATAGCGGTAAGCCTGCGCGGCGAGGATGATTTCCGTCAGCGCCAGTGCCGGTATTGCCAGAACCAGCAGCTTGTCGGTTTCGGTATAGATGCCGCTGGGAAACATCGGCGCCGGTACGAACCACAGCAACAGCGCCGCCAGTGCGCCAACGCCGCAGGCCAGAACCAGCCCGTCCGCCACCAGGCCCGGATGCTGATCCTGATCATCGCTATCGGAAAGGCGCTGCGCCAGGCCGCGCTTTTCGCCCATCGTGCAAAGCATGGCGATCAGTTCGACAATCACCAGCGCCGATGCAAAACGCCCCAGCGCCGCCGCACCATAGAGGCGGCCGGCAATGAACAGGAAGGGAAGGCGTGCGGCCAGCCGCAGCAGGAAGCCGAAGAAATTCGTCCGCCCGCCCTTGGCCAGCGCGACCAGATCGCCGCCCTGTTCCTCCGTCGCTGTCTTAACGCTCAAGCGGACGGTCCTTCGGCCTTGAGCGGGCGGGCGAGCAGGCCGGTGACGATGTCGCGGGCGTCCGCGCCGTCCAGCAGGCGATTGACCGCATCGACGATGGGCATGGAAATGCCCCGGCTGGCAGCCATTTCCGCCAGGACCGGAGCGGTAAAGGCGCCTTCGGCCACCGTATGCCGGTTGGCCATCAGTTCCGATGCCTTCGCACCTTTGCCCAGCGCTTCGCCAAGGGAAAAATTGCGGCTGGAGGTGGAAGAGCAGGTCAGCACCAGATCGCCGAGACCGCACAGCCCCGACAGAGTCTGGCGATCAGCGCCCAGCGCTTCGCCGAAACGCTGCATTTCGGCATAGCCGCGCGCGATCAGGGCAGCGCGTGCGTTCTGGCCGAGGCCCAGCCCGTCGACCACGCCGCAGGCGATGGCCAGCACGTTCTTGACCGCGCCGCCGATTTCCGCGCCGGTCAGATCGTCGCTGTAATAGGGGCGGAAGCTCGGCCGGCCGAGTGCGGAGGAAAGGCGTTGCCATTGTTCCTCGCCACCGCCGCAGGCCAGGGTGATCGCGGTCGGCATTCCGGCGGCGACTTCATGCGCGAAGGTCGGCCCGGAAAGGACGGCGATCTGGCTGGCCGGTGCGGCCTGTGACGCCACTTCATGCATCATGCGGCCGGTCTTCGCCTCTATCCCCTTGGCGCACAGAACCAGATCGCGCGGGAAGGCGGACATGCGGGAGAGCGTTTCCGCCAGAAATTGCGCCGGAGTTACCAGCAGCAGGATCGCGCATTGCGCCATCTCGCCCAGATCGGAGGTAGCGCGGATGGTTTGCGCCAATCGGGCGGAGGGGAGATAGAGTGAATTGGTGTGGCTTCTGTTGATTTCCTCCACCAGTGCCGGCTCATGCGCCCAGATCAGCACGTCGCGGCCATCGCTGGCGATCATCTGCGCCAGCGCGGTGCCCCAGGCCCCGGCGCCGACCACCCCGATTTCCGGCGTTTTCATGCCTTTACTCCCGCACCGCGCACCGGCTCTGCCCCCGGATCGAGCGGCCAGCGCGGGCGGGCCGACACGTCGAGCGGATCGGCATCGGCACCGGCCTGCAATTTCTCGATTCCGGCCCAGGCGATCATGGCGGCATTATCGGTGCAGAGCGGCAGGGGCGGGGCAGTGAAGCGCAGGCCATGGCGCGCGGCCAGACCTTCCAGCGCGGTGCGGATCGTGCGATTGGCGGCGACCCCGCCGGCCACGACCAGCGCGCTGACATCGCCCATTCCGGCCAATGCCTTTTCAAGCCGGTCGAGAATGCAATCGACCGCTGCCTGCTGGAAACTCGCCGCGATATCTTCGGCGCGGTGATCCCCGCTTTCATGCGCGCGCAGAACGGCGCTCTTCAGCCCGGCGAAGGAGAAATGCGGTTCCGCGCTGCCGCGCAGCGGACGCGGCAGGCGCACCGCTTTGGCATCGCCCTGCGCGGCCAGCCGTTCCACCGCGGGGCCGCCCGGATAGCCGAGGCCGAGGATCTTGGCGGTCTTGTCGAAAGCTTCGCCCAGCGCATCGTCGATCGTGGTGGCAAGCCGGCGATAGCGGCCAACGCCTTCCACCCGCAGGATCTGGCAGTGCCCGCCAGATACCAGCAGCAGGGCATAGGGATATTCCAGCGTCTCATCCGCGAGGCGCGGGCTCAGCGCGTGGCCTTCCAGGTGGTTGATCGCCAGCAGCGGCTTGTCCCCGGCCATGGCCAGCGCCTTTGCCGTCACCAGGCCGACCATCACGCCGCCGATCAGGCCAGGACCGGCCGTGGCCGCGATGGCATCGCACTGGTCGAGCGTGACCTCCGCTTCATCCAGCACTTTTTCGATCAGCGGGGCCAGCCGTT
Proteins encoded in this window:
- the tsaD gene encoding tRNA (adenosine(37)-N6)-threonylcarbamoyltransferase complex transferase subunit TsaD → MRIVLGIESSCDETAAALVTDDRRILAQAIASQEEAHAPYGGVVPEIAARAHAERLAPLIEKVLDEAEVTLDQCDAIAATAGPGLIGGVMVGLVTAKALAMAGDKPLLAINHLEGHALSPRLADETLEYPYALLLVSGGHCQILRVEGVGRYRRLATTIDDALGEAFDKTAKILGLGYPGGPAVERLAAQGDAKAVRLPRPLRGSAEPHFSFAGLKSAVLRAHESGDHRAEDIAASFQQAAVDCILDRLEKALAGMGDVSALVVAGGVAANRTIRTALEGLAARHGLRFTAPPLPLCTDNAAMIAWAGIEKLQAGADADPLDVSARPRWPLDPGAEPVRGAGVKA